A genomic segment from Athene noctua chromosome 36, bAthNoc1.hap1.1, whole genome shotgun sequence encodes:
- the LOC141972843 gene encoding coiled-coil domain-containing protein 81-like: MECDLVFLCFPERRAIWDAVASYIQEQLLLHKGVRIPALGCFDAVSREIQVGEEAVTIYRPVFRLARNLLMVRNLMDNKAYLPGNKELEPLKYSKVAAAASVSRQQAMGCIQGTMSLLYYCLGKGENIAFVLRDIGVLLIEGKTIQMKFYYDFLETLSGKENLEKVIFKVSGSVSLWACGQSHGGGLAGHGQVPQLLDMVVSRIVPVASLSFSGHVVIFPELEMEFVHKPPPRALLKTSRQVPGEDEQRRREFLPPLGQVPGGCPGFAAPSPPDKEPPQFQEITGQKKRRIKSLVRVSEFPPSSAASTLSPDRSRLQRRP, encoded by the exons ATGGAGTGTGACCtcgttttcctttgttttccagaaCGAAGAGCTATCTGGGACGCAGTGGCCAGCTACATTCaagaacagctcctgctgcaTAAG ggTGTCCGAATTCCCGCCTTGGGCTGCTTCGACGCTGTCTCCAGAGAGATCCAAGTTGGAGAGGAGGCCGTGACTATCTACAGGCCCGTCTTTCGCCTGGCCAGAAACCTTCTCATGGTCCGCAACCTGATGGACAACAAGGCCTACCTGCCCG GCAACAAGGAGCTGGAGCCCCTCAAATACTCCAAGGTGGCCGCAGCCGCCTCGGTGTCCCGGCAGCAAGCGATGGGCTGCATCCAGGGCACCATGTCCCTCCTCTAttactgcctggggaagggggagaataTCGCCTTTGTCCTGAGGGACATCGGAGTGCTCCTCATTGAAGGCAAGACCATACAAATGAAGTTCTACTACGACTTCCTGGAGACGTTGTCTGGGAAGGAGAACTTGGAAAAAGTGATTTTCAAGGTGAGCGGTTCTGTTTCTCTGTGGGCGTGCGGGCAGTCCCATGGCGGTGGCCTGGCAGGACACGGCCAG GTCCCCCAGCTTCTGGACATGGTGGTGTCCCGGATTGTACCTGTGGCCTCCCTGAGTTTCTCTGGCCATGTCGTCATCTTTCCAGA GCTTGAAATGGAGTTTGTGCACAAACCACCTCCCAGGGCTCTTCTCAAGACCTCGAGACAAGTCCCTGGCGAGGACGAGCAGAGGAGAAGAGAGTTTCTGCCACCTCTTGGACAAG tTCCAGGGGGGTGTCCTGGGTTCGCTGCTCCAAGCCCGCCTGACAAGGAACCGCCACAGTTCCAGGAGATCACGgggcagaagaagaggaggatcAAGTCTTTGGTCAG